The following proteins come from a genomic window of Heyndrickxia acidicola:
- the sda gene encoding sporulation histidine kinase inhibitor Sda, whose protein sequence is MKIMSNEMLVAAYRDAKNKGQDHEWIEVLKSEIRKRGLNPIVIR, encoded by the coding sequence ATGAAAATTATGAGTAATGAAATGTTGGTAGCAGCCTATCGAGACGCGAAAAATAAAGGTCAAGATCATGAGTGGATTGAAGTGTTAAAATCTGAAATTCGGAAGCGCGGTTTAAATCCTATTGTTATTCGATGA
- a CDS encoding AMP-binding protein: MPVLLNKTIGQLLEERAEQHGDREAVVYADRNLRWSYKEFNQICRTVAKGLMGLGIKKGEHIAIWSSNKPEWLECQFGTGKMGAVLVTVNTDYRTAELEYLLRQSDATTIILMEQFRNVSYIEMLYEICPEIRTSKPGELSSERLPLLKNIIILGEHAYPGTYCWNDIIHLGQLVEDSELDKRLNDLKPEDVINMQYTSGTTGFPKGVMLTHYNIVNNGFNIAECMKLTEIDRLCIPVPFFHCFGCVLGTMACVSVGAAMVPIQEFSPKEVLQVIQDEKCTALHGVPTMFIAELNLPDFNSYNLSSLRTGIMAGSNCPIEVMKDVMNKMGANEITIVYGQTESSPGITQTRTDDSIEIKVETVGRALPLVEVKICEPGTNREVLYGVQGELCTRGYHVMKGYYNNPQATKEAIDEEGWLHTGDLAVMDENGYCRITGRLKDMIIRGGENIYPREIEEFIYQHPKVLDVQVIGVPDEVYGEEVMAWIIPKQGEILSVQDIREYCAGRISRHKIPRFIEFIDSYPMTASGKVQKFKLRVESKKVLAR; this comes from the coding sequence ATGCCGGTACTATTAAATAAAACAATTGGGCAGCTTCTGGAGGAGAGGGCTGAACAACACGGTGATCGCGAAGCGGTAGTTTATGCAGATCGGAATCTTAGATGGAGCTATAAAGAATTCAATCAAATTTGCCGTACGGTGGCAAAAGGGTTAATGGGATTAGGGATAAAAAAAGGTGAGCATATTGCAATATGGTCTTCAAATAAACCCGAATGGCTCGAATGCCAATTCGGAACAGGCAAGATGGGAGCTGTTTTAGTCACAGTTAATACGGATTACCGTACAGCTGAATTAGAGTACCTCCTACGGCAATCTGATGCGACTACCATTATATTAATGGAGCAGTTTCGGAACGTGTCATATATTGAAATGCTCTATGAAATTTGTCCGGAAATAAGGACAAGTAAACCAGGGGAATTATCGTCTGAGAGACTGCCTTTATTAAAAAATATCATTATACTTGGTGAGCATGCATATCCAGGAACATATTGCTGGAACGATATTATTCATCTTGGTCAATTAGTAGAAGATAGCGAGCTGGATAAAAGACTTAATGACTTAAAACCTGAAGATGTGATCAATATGCAATATACCTCCGGAACCACAGGATTTCCTAAAGGAGTCATGCTCACTCATTATAACATTGTAAACAACGGCTTTAACATAGCAGAGTGCATGAAGTTAACGGAAATCGACCGACTTTGTATACCGGTCCCATTTTTCCACTGTTTTGGCTGTGTTCTCGGAACGATGGCCTGTGTATCTGTCGGAGCTGCCATGGTACCTATTCAAGAGTTCAGCCCTAAAGAAGTGCTGCAGGTGATACAGGATGAAAAATGTACAGCATTGCACGGTGTTCCTACTATGTTTATTGCAGAGCTTAATCTGCCAGATTTTAATAGCTATAATCTTTCTTCCCTCAGAACGGGCATAATGGCAGGTTCTAATTGTCCAATAGAAGTAATGAAAGATGTAATGAATAAAATGGGGGCAAATGAAATAACTATTGTATATGGTCAAACGGAATCTTCTCCCGGCATTACCCAAACACGGACGGATGATTCTATTGAAATAAAAGTGGAAACAGTGGGGCGTGCCTTGCCGTTGGTAGAAGTAAAAATTTGTGAACCCGGCACCAATAGAGAAGTGCTTTATGGCGTACAAGGAGAGCTCTGTACGAGAGGGTACCATGTGATGAAAGGTTATTATAATAACCCCCAAGCCACAAAAGAGGCAATTGACGAGGAAGGCTGGCTTCATACGGGAGATCTTGCGGTCATGGATGAAAACGGTTACTGCAGAATTACCGGAAGATTAAAAGATATGATTATTCGAGGGGGTGAGAATATTTATCCGCGTGAAATAGAGGAGTTTATCTATCAGCATCCAAAGGTACTCGATGTACAGGTAATTGGTGTTCCGGATGAAGTGTATGGAGAAGAGGTAATGGCTTGGATTATTCCGAAGCAGGGTGAAATTCTTTCGGTCCAGGATATTCGGGAGTATTGTGCTGGAAGAATTTCTAGACATAAGATTCCACGATTCATAGAATTTATAGATTCTTATCCTATGACAGCTTCTGGGAAAGTTCAAAAGTTTAAATTAAGAGTGGAATCAAAAAAGGTTTTGGCAAGATAA
- a CDS encoding aldehyde dehydrogenase family protein: protein MNQATAQINEKVEKFLQGTKKLFINGEFVESVSGKTFQTPNPATGEVLATLYEAGKEDIDLAVKAARKAFDEGKWSKMSAASRSRLMYKLADLMEEHKEALAQLETLDNGKPIRETANADIPLAIEHMRYYAGWTTKITGQTIPVSGPFFNYTRHEAVGVVGQIIPWNFPLLMAMWKMGAALATGCTIVLKPAEQTPLSVLYLAELVNEVGFPPGVINIVPGFGESAGQPLVDHPLVDKIAFTGSTEVGKLIMERSSKTLKRVTLELGGKSPNIILPDADLTKAIPGALNGVMFNQGQVCCAGSRVFIQKKHFDNVVADMASHAKNIKQGTGLDSGTEMGPLVSSEQQNRVLHYIEKGLSEGAELLAGGKRPREEGYFVEPTIFADVRDEMTIAKEEIFGPVIAALPYDDINEVIDRANNSEYGLAAGLWTRDVANAHYIANRLRAGTVWVNCYNVFDAGSPFGGYKQSGIGREMGSYALDNYTEVKSVWISMK from the coding sequence ATGAATCAAGCAACTGCTCAAATCAACGAGAAAGTAGAAAAGTTTTTACAGGGAACGAAAAAACTCTTTATTAATGGTGAATTTGTCGAAAGTGTCTCCGGAAAAACCTTTCAAACACCTAATCCGGCAACTGGAGAAGTTTTAGCCACCCTCTACGAAGCTGGCAAAGAAGATATTGACCTTGCGGTTAAAGCAGCACGGAAAGCATTCGATGAAGGAAAATGGTCAAAAATGAGTGCTGCCTCACGGAGCAGATTGATGTATAAGCTGGCAGACCTTATGGAAGAACATAAGGAAGCACTCGCACAGTTGGAAACGCTGGATAACGGAAAGCCAATTCGTGAAACAGCCAATGCAGATATTCCTCTGGCTATCGAACATATGAGGTATTATGCAGGCTGGACTACAAAAATCACCGGTCAAACCATTCCTGTAAGCGGACCATTTTTTAACTACACACGCCATGAAGCGGTGGGAGTTGTTGGTCAAATTATACCATGGAATTTTCCATTATTAATGGCTATGTGGAAGATGGGTGCCGCTCTTGCAACAGGCTGCACAATCGTCTTAAAGCCTGCCGAACAAACCCCTCTTTCCGTTTTATACTTAGCAGAATTAGTAAACGAAGTGGGATTCCCTCCTGGGGTCATCAACATCGTTCCTGGATTTGGAGAATCAGCCGGCCAGCCGCTGGTTGACCATCCTCTTGTAGATAAAATTGCCTTTACCGGCTCAACTGAAGTAGGAAAACTGATTATGGAACGTTCTTCCAAAACACTGAAAAGGGTTACCTTGGAATTAGGGGGAAAATCACCAAATATTATTTTGCCAGATGCTGATTTAACGAAAGCCATTCCTGGAGCATTAAATGGTGTTATGTTCAACCAAGGCCAAGTATGCTGTGCAGGGTCTCGTGTCTTTATCCAGAAAAAGCATTTTGATAATGTTGTTGCGGACATGGCATCTCATGCTAAAAACATAAAGCAGGGTACCGGCCTGGACTCTGGTACCGAAATGGGGCCGCTTGTTTCGAGCGAACAGCAAAACCGTGTACTTCATTATATTGAAAAAGGGTTAAGTGAAGGGGCTGAGCTACTAGCAGGCGGAAAGAGACCTAGAGAAGAAGGGTATTTCGTAGAACCGACTATTTTTGCTGATGTTCGGGATGAAATGACGATTGCAAAAGAAGAAATTTTTGGGCCCGTAATAGCTGCCCTTCCATATGATGATATAAATGAGGTCATTGACCGTGCTAACAACAGTGAATACGGATTAGCTGCGGGTCTGTGGACCAGAGATGTTGCTAACGCTCACTATATTGCTAACCGCCTTCGTGCCGGTACAGTTTGGGTAAACTGCTATAATGTCTTTGATGCCGGTTCTCCATTTGGCGGTTATAAGCAATCTGGTATTGGACGTGAAATGGGCTCGTATGCATTAGACAATTATACAGAAGTAAAGAGTGTCTGGATTTCTATGAAATAA
- a CDS encoding Rok-like winged helix domain-containing protein encodes MRLEQLNGAEIQVIKEFHLERQSIFKRLRELDETNSDFVIKLEDLTKEKEAAKEETKTEDSQLRERKLRIGRPSRRSKSSKMREAAIRILKEHREPLKGSQLQKMIEETTGLKIANMTTFMKTVEKADANIQKPYRGLYQYMAQR; translated from the coding sequence ATGAGATTAGAACAATTAAATGGTGCAGAGATTCAAGTCATTAAAGAATTTCACCTGGAAAGGCAAAGCATATTTAAGAGATTGCGTGAACTTGATGAAACGAATTCAGATTTTGTTATCAAATTAGAGGATCTGACAAAAGAAAAAGAGGCTGCTAAAGAAGAAACAAAAACGGAAGATAGCCAGCTAAGAGAAAGAAAGTTGCGCATTGGACGGCCATCACGAAGAAGTAAATCCAGTAAGATGAGAGAAGCTGCTATCCGTATTTTAAAAGAACATCGCGAACCGTTAAAAGGCTCTCAGCTGCAAAAAATGATCGAAGAAACAACAGGTTTAAAAATCGCTAATATGACTACTTTTATGAAAACCGTGGAAAAGGCAGATGCAAATATTCAAAAGCCTTACCGTGGGTTGTATCAGTACATGGCGCAAAGATAA